One segment of Takifugu rubripes chromosome 5, fTakRub1.2, whole genome shotgun sequence DNA contains the following:
- the LOC101074561 gene encoding guanine nucleotide-binding protein G(I)/G(S)/G(O) subunit gamma-5 — MSNNSAATSSLAIAQKTVKQLRLEASVRRIKVSQAAADLKTFCLQNAHKDPLLTGVPSSDNPFRPPKSCVLL, encoded by the exons ATGTCCAACAACAGCGCCGCCACCAGCAGCCTAGCAATTGCCCAGAAGACCGTAAAACAGCTTCGTCTGGAGGCCAGTGTCCGGCGGATAAAG GTTTCCCAAGCTGCTGCAGATCTGAAGACCTTCTGTTTGCAAAATGCCCACAAAGACCCCCTGCTCACTGGGGTCCCCTCCAGTGATAACCCTTTCAGGCCTCCGAAGTCATGCGTCCTTCTCTGA